From the Nodularia sphaerocarpa UHCC 0038 genome, the window ATTGTGAGGGATAAATTAAGAGAGCTAGATCATGAAGCAAATGATGACTATTTCCGGAGGAATACTCTTCACTGTTGGAATCATATCTCTAATTTTTGCAGGAGGAAGTTTTTATGAGGTAATTAAATTTCAAAATGAGTTAGAAAGTCGAGGTCAAGCTGAGAAACTAATTCGTCAAGTAACAGAGTTGGATCGGCTCGACGAGAAAGCATTGAAAGAGAAGCAGGATCTAATGGTTAACTCTCTTGTGATTGCGGGAATTTTCGGTTCTGTTGGTATCGGTCTTGCTCTTGCAGGAAGAACTAAGGCTACACAAGAGACTTCCAACTAAAAAAAGATCCCATTACTTTGATCCCAGCACAGGAACGCGGTACTGTAGTCAGATTGAAGATTGCTACCCCGACTATCAAGACCAAAGCTATATCAGCCCCAAGAAAATTTTTTTCAGTGTTTGCAGCACAGTGTAAATCTTAAACGTACATAGATTGTGAAGGATAAAAAATGAAATTGCAAACATAAGTCAGAATGTCTGGCGCTATCAGTTTCCCTTCTGTACTTATACTTGCAACCGTCGATTATTCCAGTCACGAAAAGCTACTACTATCAGGGAATATTCCTATGAAATTCATTGTTGGGTTATCAAGTCTGGCTTTATTTTCCATCTCTAGCATTTCTCCATCTTTAGCCGCAAGTCAATTGGTCAATTCTTCGACAAATCAATCTTTACCCAGTACAACAAAAACCATCCAGATTGCTCAAACACGGCGACGTGTCAGTACATATCAAAAAAGAAAACAACAACGTGCAGCTGCGGTTGCCGCTAGACGTGAACAAGAACGAAGATACTTTCAAAGTCTGACTCCAGAACAACAAAAAGCATATATTGCTCAGAGACGGGCTAGAAACGAACAACAGGCGAAACAGATGTTACTAATGCTTGGGATATTGGGGGCAGCAATGCAATCCGGAAACTCAGGAACGTCATCTCAACAAACACAAGAATATTACTATAGACAAAACACCTCAACACCAAGCTATAACTCCGCTCCCCCACCTGTTGCACCAGTTGGTTCCTTCTACGGAACGGGTCCTGGAGGATCATTCTATGGCAATTAGACGAGGACAATAATTGTATCGGGGCGTTATAGGAGTGAGACTAATAACTTTTCAATCTCGCCCCTTCTCTATACTTACAGGACTTACGCAACAATTACCAAAAATCTTGATTTATCGTTCGCGTAGCGCATACCGCAAGGGCTGTAGAACGCCAAGAAAACGTAGATTATGCGTAAGTCCTAACTTAATATTTCTCCATCGCAACATGAGTATCTTTCTCAATCTATGATATTGACTCATAGGTAATAAGTATTGCAAAGTACTCTTCAAAAAATACTATCTTTGCCAATTCCATATCAAATGCCAAAATTTATGTTTAAGCTACCAAAAAGGCTAATAAATCTTTCGTTCATAGGTGGTGCGATCGCACTTTTACTTATTCCTGCTACCAGTTCCTATGCCACAGACCTTAACAGTATTTTCCTCATCTCCAAGAGTGACAACGGTAATCAAGTACATTATGGTGTACAAACTGATCTAGATTGCTCTTTGAAAACTGCTAAACCTGTATACCCCTATTGGAAACTCCAAAATGGTCGTTTAGAACCTCTGCTAGCTATGGAGGTTCCAGCTTTTGGTATCGCCCGCCAATCAGTTTCAGGTAATGAAGTAGTCATGGAAGTGAACGGCTTCAAAGGACGAGGAATTGCAAAACCAATTATATTTCGGTCTACCCAATCAGCAAATCAAGGGTGTCAAATATCAGCTTTTACACAAATCAACGGCGAAGTCACTCAGCTGCTCAAAGTCCATATTGACTTGACTAGAAGCGGTTTCTTTGGGCTTGGTGGTACGGTTCACAGCATCACATTTTACGGTGCTGATGAAAAGCAGGAAAAGATTGTCTGTAAGTCTAATTGTCGTTTCTAGAGCGTCAGCAGACAATAGGTGATGAAGATCTGCATCTTTTAGTTGTACTAAGTTTTTCTGGCTACGCTCCCGTAAGGGATACAAAAATCAAATATGAGTTCTATATATCCTTAGGTGTTTAATCCAACTGGCCTAAAAAATTGTAGGTTGGGGAGATATCTATTTCACTATTTGCAGCACGGGATGACTTTCATACGTATATAAATTGTGAAGCATAGGAAATGAAATTGCAAAGATAAGTAAGAATGTCTAGCACTATAAATCTCCCTTCTGCAATTATATTTACAAGCATGAATTATCTCAGTTACAAAAAGCTAATACTATCAGGATATATTCCTATGAAATTTACTGTTGGGTTAACAAGTCTGGCTTTATTTTCGCTCTCTAGCGTTGCTCCATCTCTAGCTGCAAGTCAATTGGTCAGTCGCTCCGCCGAATCATCTTTGTCGAGTCAATCTTTACCCAGTGGAGCAAAAACTATCCAGGTAGCTAACTCCTTTAGCTCTATCACCCAAATAATTCATACGCAACAGAATAATAGCAGGCTTTCGCAGTCCAGTCCAGGCACTCCCAGTGTTAGTGATAGGTATAACCAGCTTGTGCCGATCAGCCCCGCCTATAGAAGAAGACGATTGGTAGGACACAGAAGCCATATTTCTGGTCTTAGCTTTAGCCCGAACAGCAATGTTTTAGTAAGTAGTAGTGAAGACGGAACGATCAGACTGTGGAATGTGTCTTCTGGCTCCTTAATTCGTACCTTGACGGGTCATCGTCAATCTGTCTTTCGAGTAAATTTCAGCCCCAATGGGCGCATTTTAGCTTCTGGGGATGCTGGAGGAGTGGTTAAACTATGGGATATGCAAACGGGGAAAGAAATCGACTCAATGTGGGCACATGGCAATGGTATTACAGGCATTCAGTTTAGTCCTAATGCGCCAATCTTAGCTTCCTCTAGTAATGATGGAACTATCAAGATTTGGAGCTTACAAACGGGCAAACGCATTCATACTCTCAGGGGAAAATATGCAACCATAAGAAGCATTAGCTTTAGTCCTGATGGACGGTTTATTGTGTCATCTGGCAGCTATAGTCAAACGCTGGGTAGTCAAGGCTCTGACGGGGATATTAAAGTTTGGGATGTCCAAACAGGATCGGAAATTCGTACCTTAAGAGGGCATAAGGGTAACATTACCAGAGTGCGCTTTAGTCCGAACGGTCGATTTATTGCTTCCAGTGGTCAGGATGGAACTATTAGACTTTGGAATGCTGGAAATGGGGCAGCAATTCGTACTTTTAGGGGTCATGGAAATTGGGTGAATGACTTCTATTTTAGCCAAAATGGTGACTTCCTAGTATCTACGAGTCGGGACAAGACCCTTAAATTCTGGGATGTGGAAACAGGAGAAAACTATAGAACTGTTAACTTAGGCGGAACCCCTGGTAGTCTCACCCTAAGTCCAAATGGCTATTTTTTAGCCTTTGCCAGCAATGAAAGTACGAATGATCAATACACACACACTGTGACTGTATTTTCTTCCAGTAGCTTTGATCGCCAATAATAGGGTGGGCGATCGCTATTTTACTGGGAATGTACTGCTAATCAATTTGTAGGAAAAAATAATGTTGAAAATGAAACGTTTTAACATAGCAAAATTATTAATTACTACCCTAACACTCTTAGTATCCATTCCTAGTCCTGGAATAGCAGCACCCAATATATGTGGAGAATTGGGAAATTATCGCTATACTAATTTCAGAGATGATGGTTCTGGGAAAAGAAACGGTAGCTATGTGTGTTTTATCGTCAAAGACAGCCCTAATTTGAAAGGTGTATTGACTTTAAAGCATCTAAATAACCGTGGAGATTGGGATATTTTAGTCGGTACAAGTTTTGATCCCGCCTCCAAGAAAGTTTATAATTCAATTAATTATCAAAATAACCGTGGCAGTGTTGATGAGTTGGTATGGCTTCCTGGTAATAGTCATAAAGATTATGTAGTTGTTGCATTTCCTAATTCCAATACACCATCCAATGCTTGTCTAGTTTTTCATAGATTTAATAATAACGAAATTATAGGTCAAGCATTGGGTGAGGCTCTAATTAAAGAAGGAGTTAGAAGAATTTTCGGACGTAATAACCTAAATCAAAAAGAAAACGCTCAATTTGACCGTATCGTAGGTTTAGGGTTTTCCACATTGAGCAGGAATAATCTTGCAGATGTAGGATATGATGCAGCACTTAACGAGATTAGTATTCAGCTTGGTAATTTTTTGGGAACCGACTCTTGGTTGCTTGACCTTGGTGTCAGCTATTTTGGTAACTACTTAAAAGAATCTGGGAGATTTTTGTTTAATAAAAATATGAGATGTAGCTGAATAGACGACACGCAGTCCAGTCTCATAGTTATTTACTCGATTTTCAATCATTTCTTTTGTCAGGAGGATCGCCTTCAAAGGGTTGAACTCCTGTGGCTGGATAGTCGTCATCTCTGGGGCTGAAGATTCTGCTGACTGCTTCTGAGATATAGCTAATGACTTGCTGAGGAATATTTCTCATTGATTGCAGTATTTCCCGTGTTTTTCCTGATTTAGACATAAAATCGTCTCCCTTAATCTGTATTTATCTGTGTTCATCTGTGTAGCCTACGGCAAGCCGCTAACGCGTCTACATCTGTGTTCGTTAATTCTTCTGTGCCATAGCTTCCCTCAATTTGTCTTGCAACTCCGCCCACCTCACACCTGCTAGACTAGGCAAAACAACATGAGCTGCGCCGACGCGTTCTGAGGGACCTAAACCTACAGCCCACATCCCAGCCGCTAAAGCAGCTTCTACACCCGCAGCCGCATCTTCAACCACCAGACATTGCTCTGGTGGGACTCCTAATTGCTCGGCTGCATAGAGAAACAGGTCGGGGGCTGGCTTGGGTTGTTGTACACTATAACCATCGGCGATCGCATCTACATGATCAGCAATTCCCAAACGTTCTACAACCACCTGGGCATTTTTACTGGCTGAACCAATGGCGATTTTTATACCCTTTTGTCGCAATTCTTCCAATAAAGCGATCGCACCAGGTAACACATCCTTTGGTGTAATATTTTCAATTAGCTCCACATAGTAGCCGTTCTTACGCTCCAACATTTCCTGAATTTGTGCCTCTGAAAATTTCCTATTCTTAATCATCAGCATCAGAGAAGCCCGACGAGATATACCCCGCAACGCCTCATTAGCTTGCCGATTAAACTCAATACCCTCCTCATCTGCTAATTTCTGCCAAGCTTGATAGTGATATTCTGCTGTATCAGTTAACACCCCATCTAAATCAAATATCACCCCTTGGATCTTAGAAGTGTGGGAAGATGAAGGCGCAAATAAGATAAATCCTTTGTTACTTTCCTCCTGGGTAATTTGGGGACGTAAATCAAACTCATGCCATTTACCGCGCCAGTGCAGTTTAAACTTCAGTCCTGTCCAACCCTTGGGTAAATGAGGGTTAGCCACAGGGCGACTGTCCCTCAGTTTAATTCCACCAAAACCAAACACCACAGCTTGCCAAATTCCCCCCGCATTCGCCCCGTGAATCCCATCGGCGGCGTTACCCCGGACATCTTCGAGATCCACCATTGCTGCTTGCATAAAGCGTTCATAAGCCTCAGCCGACTTGCCTAAATCTGAAGCTAAAATGGCATGAATAGCCGGGCCAAGTGATGAACCATAAGTAATATCAGTGCGGGGTGCGTAGTAGTCCCAATTTGCTTGTAATGATTTTGGATTGTAGGGAAAATCTCCTAATTCCCGCATTAAGTACAACAGCATCAATACATCTGGCTGCTTGAGTACCTGCAACTTATTAGTTTTTTCAATACCCAAAATTCCTTGCATCGACTGGGTGCGTGGTTCATAGTCGTTCCAGTTAATATCTTCCAACTGGAAAAACCCCTCAAACTGCTCAATTAATCCCGTTTCAGCGTCGTAAGGAATCCAAAGTTTAGCAACGATATCTGACCACTGGGTTTTAATCTCAGCCGTGAGTTGTAATTTATCTTCTAATTCCTGAGCTTGTTCTGGGAAAGTTTGATGCAGCCAATCATCGACTATCAAAGCTTTTTCTAAATGCCATTGTACTATCCGATTAGTAAAAGTATTATTGTGGACAAACTCGTGATATTCATCTGCTCCAATCACCCCCCGAATTTCATAGCGGTCTTCTTCAGAATTAAACTCAACTCGACTATTCCAAAAAATAGCTGTATCTAAAATAATCTCAGCACCGCACTTTTGCATCCATTCATCATCACTGGTAGCTTGCCAGTAATACCACACAGCATAAGAAATATCTGAACTAATGTGAATTTCATGGTCACGACACCAAATTCTGATATCTTCACCGTAAAAATCGCTAGGAAGTGACCAACGTGGTGTAACTTCATCCCCTGTAACCGCACTTTCCCAAGCATACATCGCCCCTTTATAACCATAATGGGATGCCTTGCGTCGCGCACCATTTAAAGTGTGGTAACGATAACTTAATAAATTCCGGGCTAGAGCTGGTTGGGTGAAAATAAAGAATGGCAGAATAAAAATTTCTGTATCCCAAAAAATGTGACCACGATAGCCAAACCCTGATAGAGTTTTAGCAGGAATGCTGACTTTCTCATCATCCTTCGGCGCAGCAATTAGCAGTTGAAACAGATTGTAACGCACAGCAAAAGCCGCTTTACTATCACCCTCAATCACGATATCGCTATAGTGCCAAATCTCATTCCATGCTTGGGCGTTGGCTTGCAGCAAAGTTAGATAGTCTGGCAATTGCGCGAGTTTTTCTTGCGCTGCGGGGACTGGTTGGGAAACATCCCGTGAGGTAAAAACTGTGACAGTTTTCTCTACTGTCACCGTCTGCTGTGATGTCGCCAGAAAAGTCGCCGTTAAGGTAGGGTAGCCAGGGGCTGTATGCACTTGTAAAGCTGTCTCAGTTCCCGATATTGTTACCCTCGCAGCCATACCAATATCAATCCGGGAAC encodes:
- a CDS encoding DUF4833 domain-containing protein, with the protein product MFKLPKRLINLSFIGGAIALLLIPATSSYATDLNSIFLISKSDNGNQVHYGVQTDLDCSLKTAKPVYPYWKLQNGRLEPLLAMEVPAFGIARQSVSGNEVVMEVNGFKGRGIAKPIIFRSTQSANQGCQISAFTQINGEVTQLLKVHIDLTRSGFFGLGGTVHSITFYGADEKQEKIVCKSNCRF
- a CDS encoding WD40 repeat domain-containing protein produces the protein MKFTVGLTSLALFSLSSVAPSLAASQLVSRSAESSLSSQSLPSGAKTIQVANSFSSITQIIHTQQNNSRLSQSSPGTPSVSDRYNQLVPISPAYRRRRLVGHRSHISGLSFSPNSNVLVSSSEDGTIRLWNVSSGSLIRTLTGHRQSVFRVNFSPNGRILASGDAGGVVKLWDMQTGKEIDSMWAHGNGITGIQFSPNAPILASSSNDGTIKIWSLQTGKRIHTLRGKYATIRSISFSPDGRFIVSSGSYSQTLGSQGSDGDIKVWDVQTGSEIRTLRGHKGNITRVRFSPNGRFIASSGQDGTIRLWNAGNGAAIRTFRGHGNWVNDFYFSQNGDFLVSTSRDKTLKFWDVETGENYRTVNLGGTPGSLTLSPNGYFLAFASNESTNDQYTHTVTVFSSSSFDRQ
- the pgmB gene encoding beta-phosphoglucomutase; the encoded protein is MNKNSPNNHFIYTDWILIETQFDPEQLHSRETVFTIGNGYLGTRGSFEEGYIRALPATFIHGVYDNVPVVYTELANCPDWLPLVISINGDKFRLEQGEILRYDRQLDLRQGIFSRSVRWRSPSGKTVDIHFERFASLADQHVLGQRCQVTPVDFDGMIEIQASINGYPENQGFNHWEAIDQGKTEAGIWLHSRTRGSRIDIGMAARVTISGTETALQVHTAPGYPTLTATFLATSQQTVTVEKTVTVFTSRDVSQPVPAAQEKLAQLPDYLTLLQANAQAWNEIWHYSDIVIEGDSKAAFAVRYNLFQLLIAAPKDDEKVSIPAKTLSGFGYRGHIFWDTEIFILPFFIFTQPALARNLLSYRYHTLNGARRKASHYGYKGAMYAWESAVTGDEVTPRWSLPSDFYGEDIRIWCRDHEIHISSDISYAVWYYWQATSDDEWMQKCGAEIILDTAIFWNSRVEFNSEEDRYEIRGVIGADEYHEFVHNNTFTNRIVQWHLEKALIVDDWLHQTFPEQAQELEDKLQLTAEIKTQWSDIVAKLWIPYDAETGLIEQFEGFFQLEDINWNDYEPRTQSMQGILGIEKTNKLQVLKQPDVLMLLYLMRELGDFPYNPKSLQANWDYYAPRTDITYGSSLGPAIHAILASDLGKSAEAYERFMQAAMVDLEDVRGNAADGIHGANAGGIWQAVVFGFGGIKLRDSRPVANPHLPKGWTGLKFKLHWRGKWHEFDLRPQITQEESNKGFILFAPSSSHTSKIQGVIFDLDGVLTDTAEYHYQAWQKLADEEGIEFNRQANEALRGISRRASLMLMIKNRKFSEAQIQEMLERKNGYYVELIENITPKDVLPGAIALLEELRQKGIKIAIGSASKNAQVVVERLGIADHVDAIADGYSVQQPKPAPDLFLYAAEQLGVPPEQCLVVEDAAAGVEAALAAGMWAVGLGPSERVGAAHVVLPSLAGVRWAELQDKLREAMAQKN